Below is a window of Acidobacteriota bacterium DNA.
CGATGGCCTTGAAGCGGCCGGCGGAGACCAGCCAGGCCTTGGGGCGCTCCGGAATCCCGCCCTGGGGCCATTGCTCGAGAGCCGCACGAAAGGCCTCGTGGAGACCCTCCTCAGCCAGATCGAAGTCTCCGAGCAACCGAACCAGGGTGGCGAAGACGTGACGCGACTCCTCTCGATAGAGGGCCTCCACCGCCTCTCGAACGGCGGCTTCGTCTTCCTGGCTCATAAGCCCCCTTTCTCCGCCTCCCTGAACCGGCTCAGTGGACGTCCCCGCCCTCGTAAGCCCTCTGTAGCTCGTCGATGTCGAGCTTGCGCATCCCGAGGAGAGCTTGGGCCACCCGCTGGGATTTCTCTTTGTCGGGATCGCTCAGCATCTCGGAAACTACCGACGGCACGATCTGCCAGGACAGGCCGAAGCGGTCCTTGAGCCATCCACATTGGCTCTCCTCGCCGCCCTCGGTCAGA
It encodes the following:
- a CDS encoding VOC family protein: ELDGQTFLALNGGPMFQFTEAVSFSVDCEDQDEVDFFWNALTEGGEESQCGWLKDRFGLSWQIVPSVVSEMLSDPDKEKSQRVAQALLGMRKLDIDELQRAYEGGDVH